In a genomic window of Taeniopygia guttata chromosome 13, bTaeGut7.mat, whole genome shotgun sequence:
- the SOWAHA gene encoding ankyrin repeat domain-containing protein SOWAHA → MAELDISAEAVLGFLRERGGRVRNAELVSAFRPLLEAAGAGADAGEAEGRAARRERFKAAVNAVATVKEIDGVKFVVLKRQLRAAPPAGGDAGGPVPVPVPDPAPVPAPDPAGTPPEEPPGPRAVAELRGLFQGGGGGVPLPGAAAGARREPPPKPCMLPVRCVPAPAAPAPPEQAAGPLSPPPPDEEPGSRSPGLRRGPKNHRASEETVVPLEQAEHQWLVLAADGQWTQQLHGLLLGDASLAARRDFISGFTALHWAAKSGNCDMVTNIIRAAEKGGSRVNVDARSHGGYTALHLAAIHGQEKIITMLVYSYHAKTDLRDYSGKKPHQYLKEGTSLTIRRLLGDPSLSQNMEHSVPIKKSTKLAASILSSTSTFLGVISDDMAFYDLTKGLRKPSTLNKLLTASTGPRRKPKIRGGFPSYSSLSEVAEEEEEVVVKRRPVSELFFGH, encoded by the coding sequence ATGGCGGAGCTCGACATCAGCGCggaggcagtgctgggcttCCTGAgggagcgcggcgggcgggTGCGCAACGCCGAGCTGGTGAGCGCCTTCCGGCCGCTGCTGGaggccgccggggccggggccgatGCCGGGGAGGCggaggggcgggcggcgcggcgggagcggtTCAAGGCGGCGGTGAACGCCGTGGCCACGGTGAAGGAGATCGACGGCGTCAAGTTCGTGGTGCTGAAGCGGCAGCTCCGCGCTGCCCCGCCGGCGGGGGGCGATGCCGGCGGCCCCGTCCCGGTTCCCGTCCCCGACCCGGCTCCCGTCCCCGCCCCGGACCCCGCCGGGACGCCCCCCGAGGagccgccggggccgcgggccGTGGCCGAGCTGCGGGGCCTGTTccagggcggcggcggcggggtgcccctgcccggggccgcggcgggggcCCGGCGGGAGCCGCCGCCCAAGCCCTGCATGCTGCCCGTGCGCTGCGTgccggcccccgccgccccggcgcCGCCCGAGCAGGCGGCCGGCCCGCTGTCCCCCCCGCCGCCGGACGAGGAGCCCGGGTCCCGCTCGCCCGGGCTGCGCAGGGGGCCCAAGAACCACCGGGCCAGCGAGGAGACcgtggtgcccctggagcagGCGGAGCACCAGTGGCTGGTGCTGGCCGCCGACGGGCAGTGGACGCAGCAGCTCCACGGGCTGCTGCTGGGCGACGCCAGCCTGGCGGCTCGCAGGGACTTCATCTCCGGCTTCACCGCCCTGCACTGGGCCGCCAAGAGCGGCAACTGCGACATGGTGACCAACATCATCCGAGCGGCCGAGAAGGGCGGGTCCCGCGTCAACGTGGATGCCCGGTCGCACGGTGGCTACACGGCGCTGCACCTGGCTGCTATTCACGGCCAGGAGAAGATCATCACCATGCTCGTCTACAGCTACCATGCCAAGACTGACCTGAGGGACTACAGTGGGAAGAAGCCGCACCAGTACTTAAAGGAAGGGACGTCTCTTACGATCAGGCGTTTGCTGGGGGACCCCAGCCTTTCCCAAAACATGGAACACTCCGTGCCCATCAAGAAGTCTACAAAGCTTGCGGCTTCAATCTTGAGCTCCACTAGCACTTTCCTGGGAGTCATATCCGATGATATGGCTTTCTATGATCTCACCAAAGGTTTAAGGAAGCCCTCAACTTTAAACAAGCTTCTGACTGCCAGTACGGGCCCGAGGAGGAAGCCAAAGATCAGAGGGGGCTTCCCTTCATATTCCTCACTCTCTGAGGtggcggaggaggaggaagaggtggTTGTGAAACGCAGACCTGTTTCTGAGCTGTTCTTTGGCCACTAA